The window TGCCtggttttatgtttagttttttatttttttattttcatggttTTGAGCACTACTTGTGAATATCGTGACACAAATGAAACCGTCGAGTGCATGAATTTTGGctctatatatatgtacatAATGCGTTTTGAATccttttatcttttcattttttggagtcacatgtttttttttttttcatgtaatataaattaattgtatCAGTTATATATTTGTCCAAAACATGACTCTCGTGAATGTGGTATCTATGtttgttagatttttttctCACCAAAGTAGGTGATTAATTGGTGCTAAtccattcaccaaaaaaaatattggtgctaatattatgcaattaatattatcatgataattaatatatatttaaggaGGTAAGATTGAAAATCGCCTCTTTTTAGTTAAATtagcttttgtttgttttgaattttgaccACTTGTGAGAATAGTGTCCCTttctttaaacattttttacttaaaaatcacttctgtttaattaattaatagggtccatttgtttaagtttttattttaaaaataacatttttaaataaaaaattaatatttttttatgtttgtttaaactgtttttatttttaaaaaatattttttggtattttttaagaaacacatcatatttgtttttttagaaacatacttttttttataaaaaaattgaaacaaactgaTCCATCATGCATTTTGaatctttttatcttttctatttttagacTCAGGATTTTTATTACATGTattagttatattatatatttgttcaaAACATGACTCTCGTGTGTAATATCTATTTAATTAATGTATacatgtttttagttatataaaagggGTAAATTGTAAATTGCCTCTATTTAATTAATAGATGCATGTTTTTGGTTATATAAGTAAAAGTAAACTCAAtgtccataataataataataataataatcaattattacTATTAGATGTGCATATTGCCATTCATACAAGAATTTGTACAATATCGTCATTTTTGTgtatttgcttaaaaaaatcatttttgcgTACCTGTCTTTCTCTATCACTTCACTTATTGCCATTCAAAATATGTCACTATTGAATTTTCATTAAgaacaattaaatatattaataaaaaaatgtaattaattgcttgaacaaaataattattaaaatgtacCAAAAAGGAAATTTATAAATGCTAATTGATCACTTTCCTGGAAAGATTTCTacatcttaataataataataaattaatcttattttaaaatttatgccattaaatatattcaattatatgaaatataattatattgtattaTTCTCCTATTTGgcattttattacattttatcaATTTCCCAGTCATCGGTCAATAGCTTTCCTAaagacatttattttaaaaatatattgtctTTCTTATATCCCTCCAcaatagatattttattttaaaggaaaTTCCTCCTTATAATGGAATTATTTTTCCGTGTAATTAACTAAggtattaattaatgaaatgatAATTGTTAAAAGACTTgtactatatattttgtattttcaaaatatatgcaTATGTAGTCTATTTTCCTTAAGAAGAAAAcaagttaaataattttgtttagtcATTTGGTTTCTCCACATATTGTCCCCTTCTGTTCTTTTTTGAATGCGGTTTCTCAATTACTATCAAGTTTTGATATGCCAACTACGTTGTCAATTACGATAACTTATAAAGTTAAAACTTTTGTTTGAATATAGAACAGAATTTGTCAGCATAGTAACTACTCATATTAAAACCTCATGCTGATGAcagtaaatatgaaatatacattgaaaaaaaacatgacaaatgctaagaaattattgtttttttttcttttgtgcgtgcaccagcaatatccataaaaaaaattggtataccaagtgattaatttaaaaaaaaacatgtatatgtgtacattaattaattcatttcctaaattaattaaaaaaagaatctcTTGAGTCataaataaaagttgaaaaGGGAAAATTTAAAGGCAAAATATGTTAAAGAATAGAAACAATCAATGAAGAACATGaatagataataaaattataatactagatattattattaaaataaattaaattattttgatgaatttagtttaatgaaatataaattatctattagagataaaaataataagttattttaaatcatcatatatattttaataaatatttgtttaatagTTTGCATTTaagttaattcatttttatacttttttttgtataaaacatcatttataaactttaaatgttataaaacgacgaaaataatatttagaatataatcatataacataattgattttttaacggtttacattttaaaattacaaaaataattaaatttaggaGTAATGTAATctataatatattatgtttaataattttaatatctaaAGTAATAACTATTCACATTGGATGAGAACTATAATAATCACGAGAAAATAGTGATCACAATGAGTAAGATTTATGTAGTGTATTTTTACATCCATCTTTATATccgtattaaaaaaaaatacccataCTTATTTCTATATCACACGTCAACTAACAACTTTAATCTTTATGTTTATATTTGTTGAGTACTTTTATATCTAAAATCATGCCTGTTATctatattttacttaaatataaaatcaataaaattaatacataaatatCTGCAGCTAAATTGAAATCTATTCTTAATTCCTTCAAGCATGATCTAAATTAAATCATCCAAACATAATTCAAAACCACAACTTTAGAAACATAGCCTTAAACCATTCATGACATAACTTTACATTAATCAAGCATAAGTCATAATCATACAACGTTAGAAACAAAATCTAAAACCATCCAAACATAAATCTAACAATAAACTTCTAGAAGAACTAATCTTCAAACTTGGAAATCATGTTTTAGTACTCTCCAATATCTATCAAAATTGATACATTAACACTAAttagtttatatttatataatataaagttcaaagatcataaataaatatgttattttatccCATCATATATCCATTTCCCCATTTCTTTTTCTATGGCCCGGAAGATATATAGAATGTCTTTAACATTGCTGGAGAATgaatttttaacattaattaatgtaaaaaaaactattttagcaTATCTAGATTACTGTACAATAAAATCACAATACATTTCATATAATAAGGGCATAATACCTTATTTAgtcccttatcttattttttggaTTTAGTTTATTCcttcatcttttaaaaaatttattttaattctttattttaattaaaaagttcaaaataatttttccatCCATTTAATGTTAACGTTATTTAATACACTTAATTTCTCTATCATTTTCATCAATTGTATCTCTTGTCTTCTCCTTAACCTTAATATGCTTGAAATTCTCAGAAATTCCTTTCACCACTCCCAGGAGACAGCTAGAACATGCATTTGAGATGTTTGGCCTCCCTCCATCAATGCCAACAAGCTCCATCCCTTATTGATGATCTCGTTCTCATCATCACCAACACCAACAAACTCCGCGATAAGAAGCTTGGCCTCTGTCTGTCATAGCCAACTCCAATTTCTATCATTGTTGACGCCTGCATGATTGTCTGCGAGTCCCCCTCAACCTCCTCCAACGGAACTCTCCTTTTCAAAACTATCGTAACCGAAGATGAATTTGTGATTTGGGGTTGCGATTTGTCATTTAGGATTCTTGGTTTGGGGTTGTGATTTGAGATTCTTGATTTGTGATTCTTGACTTGTTCTATATATTGTTCTTGTTTTGGGTTGTGTTCTTCGTCTAGACTATAGATTAGGTTTTTCATCTAAGTTCTTAAATGTTGTTTTTGCGTTTACAGGATGATTatgtttagagaaaaaaaattgtattttgtgAAAGTTTATAGCGGTTAATAACTATATTATTAACGAGATAAAGTAtcaatttgaacaaaaaaaaatcaggtaAAAGATAAATAGGTCATTCGacctataataaataaatattaaacctATCACGAATTCATTTAAATTATGCATGTgcgtttgtttcaattttattactttttttggcTGCCTAATTATACAAGATCATATTCGTGcgtgttttaattttaaggTACGCATGATCTTATAACAAAGTCATCACGTTGCTAACAATGTGTAATTAAAACTTCTTTTAGttggaatttcaattttattactttttacaCTTGACTTGCGTTTGCTTTGTCGGTTTTGAAGGGATTAGTTGAAGGACCATTTGGAGAGAAGTTAGGACTCAGAAACATTGATACTGAcgtcagagaaaaaaaatgaagagccATGAGTCTACTAACCTTGCTTAAGCAAGGCATCTTTGGCCCTATTTAAGTGATCTAATACTATGGAGAACTTTGGAAGGCCATTGACCTCGCTTAACAGGTGCCTTATTGGCTCACTTAAGCCAACCACTTGGAGAAAGATCATGAGCTATTGTACCTCCTTTTCTATTtcgaaaaaatttcattttgaaataaacatttcaaaatacaaTATACAATGAAAGGGAGTACAAAACTCAAATGCCCAATTACAGCTCACTTATGTGAGCTTTACTAAGACGACCCATGCTGAAAAAGCCCAATGGTTATAAAAGCTTAACAAAAACAAGACGCAAGGGTTCTGAATTTTGCGAAATTGAAAGCTTAGTGATTAGAGAAATTGGTGTGGCAGCTTCCGTGCTTAGAGGGGTTCATTCTTTCTTCGTCAGTTTCCACCTTTCCGTGGCTATGGGTAGTTAGTTAATTTCAACTTCCATTGAAATTTAATGTAATTGGATCTATTTTGATGTAATTAGAACATAAAAATGAATGTCATGGTTTCAAGTCAGGCTgttttaggaaataaaaatagcATTCAATATAATAAAGAGGTTTCCCTCTATAAATACAAGAGATTAGAACATAAGAAAGGAATGGAGATAATTAGGTGTGCAGGATACAAATTAATAGATGACACTACAACTTATGTAAGATGATATGAGCACCAAATTTTGGATTAAGAGTGAGCACAGTGACTGGAGCATGTGCATAGGTAGGAGAAAGCTCAAATGAGAAGCGTTGTAAGAGTAATGACAAAACCAACTTCGCTTCTAATAAAGCAAAATTTTGGCCTAAGCACACTCTAGGACCCCATCCAAATGGGAAAAACACAACTTGGCCTTTTGTTGCCTTTGCTACTCCTTCAGCAAATCTTTCTGGGTTGAACTCTGTAGCATCATCACCCCAAATATCACGATCCTGGTGAATCAATAGTATTGGTAAGGAAACTTGCACTCCCGCAGGTAGGGAAAGGTTTCCAAGTTTcacatcattcttgatcgctcgagcaaaataaattaaaggtgGGTATAACCTAAGAACCTCGTATAAAATCATGGTCACCTATGGCAAAGAAAGATATCATTAAGAATCAACATCAAAAGCACTTGcaatgttaattaatataacCATCACTGAAGTAAAACCATGTGATACTTACAATTTTAAGGTGACTTAGCCCATTATAGTCTGGCTTTTGGTTACCAAAAACATGCAATACTTCCTCCCTTGCACGTTCTTGCCAATGAGGATATCTACTCAATAACACCATTGTCCAAACTAGTAAAACCGATGTGGTTTCTTGTCCTGCTATGTAGAATGCATTGCATTCCTCAATTACCTCTAGGCTAGTCATTGCAATAATGTTATTCTTTCCATGATCTTGTATTTCCATACGGTTTGATTCCAAAAGCATGCCCAACAAGTCATTGTTCAAGACTTCACCAGCCTTCATTGCATTCTCTCGTTTGTTGATGACACCTTTAAGTAATGCTCGTATCTCagtatcaatttttttcatcctcttaTTTGTAGTTGTTGGCAGCAACCTACAAATAGATCATATAATTaccttttcaaatcaattaGCCAATGAATGTTATACTAGTATGTGCCAATGTAGAACTAACAAAGGTTTGTACATAAGCCATTTTTTGTGCAAAATCTCTTAAATTTCCAAGGTCCATGTAGAGTAGCTAGATATAAAGTATAGTCCGATTTTGAAAGTAAAGGAACAGAGgataaaatttctatttttaaattaagaggtATATAACAAAGAATATGCATAATTTTGATGCCATTTATAATGTTAGTAGTCATACCACCATCCTGGAATGTAAGCGTTCTGCAATTTCATCATAAGTCCAGTTTGCTCTTTCAGAAGTTCAAATATACGTTTCCCATCTTCATAACTGCTTCCAAATGCTGTTCTAGATATAATAtcacatgttaaattttgaaggAAAGGCCACACATCAATTTCGGATTTGTCATTTGAAGACAACAACCTTTCCCATTTGGAAACCATATCGTCACAACATTCAAGAAATATTGGTAACATAACCTGCAAGGTAATGAAAACataattgaataaaacttgatatGGAATAAAACATGCTAAGAAAAAGTGATTCCCAAACAAAACATATATTAAAGTGTATATATAACCTTCAATTTTTCTAAATGGAAAGCAGGGTTAATAATCTTTCGATGTGTACGCCATTTCTCGCCTTCTAAATTTGCAAGTCCAGAGCCCAACAACTTGACAATAGGACTCAACTTGGGTTTCTCAAAGTCTTGGATCTTGTTGAAGACTTCTTTGATTTGCTCAGGGTCAGTGATTACCACTTTTGGTTTGGTACCTTCCCAAAAAAATGAATTCTTGCCTGCATATGATTTATGTTATATAACACCAATTATTTTGTGGGACAaaagctaaaaataaattttttagaaagactaaaaacaaaacaacactagcgtaaaaaaaacaaaacaacactacattataggaatgaaaaattatgttaaatacttgttaattataaagatatgtacttcatttttaaaattattcaaaaattaaaaatttaatatttttttataactttaaataaaaagtaaatgaaccATGTGTTGCATCTTGTACGTGCGAAAGTTATGAGAGTGGGCGGTCTAGATTATAAAGCCGTACCAGAAATgcaattatatatttcaattctaGTTAATATCTTATCTGAtagaatggtttttttttttttttttaattcaagtggtatattttacttttaaaattataaaaaatagtatattctAAAGAGACTTATTCATATGATGTAAGTCGATTTTCTGaaagttaattttgatttttgtaaaaacaaattCCAGCatgtttttacatttttctcACGCTTAAGAAACATCACAGAATTTTCTGAGGAGAAGAAAAAGCAgaaattgctttttttttttttacaaaatcaaagTCGACTTGCATAACgcagataaataatttttaaaggatactattttaacaaatttaaaagcaaaataTACCATATATTACAGTAAAGAAGCCGACAGATTGAtttgggaaagaaaaagaaaaagttaaacgAAAGTGGCGGtttctttgaaagaaaatgcTAGAAATTAATATTCAAGTTATTGGAggtaataaaagaaagaaaaaacacaaacatGGTGAAATCATAAACAAATTCGGAGGAGAAATTTGCAGATAAGAGTACAAAACTAAGCAGTATGGGAAAGAAATGCACGCACGTACCGAATTTGTTGACAATGTGATGGTTAAAGGTTGTGATATGTGGTGCTGCATCcttatccttagagagaaaagaaCTTGTAGATTGTTGAGATCTGGCAGCTTGCATGAGCACTGTGTACATTTCCTTAGTGTCCCCAATCAAGAGGCTGTAGGGATTCCCCTGAAGGCCCTGTGCCCTTAATGCTCTCTCCAATCTCTTTGGCCTCAGCCACACCCACTTTAGTAGCTTCCAACACCATAGCACAACCAGAGGTGCTATTATGAGAAAGCATGTTGCAGTACTTGTGGGAGTGAACCCCATCTTTTGTGGGACAAAGAATTTGATATTGAGTTTTTAATACAAGGACGAGTTGTTGATATGGTTCACTACTTCCACCAGTGGCTTTTATAACATCAAAAAGGATAATAAACAACcactttacttttaaaaataatgataaatactGAAATTCTTCTATGAAGCTGCCAGACActaataattgatataaaatattaaaaaaatttaaatttagtttttaaNNNNNNNNNNNNNNNNNNNNNNNNNNNNNNNNNNNNNNNNNNNNNNNNNNNNNNNNNNNNNNNNNNNNNNNNNNNNNNNNNNNNNNNNNNNNNNNNNNNNACTACGTTAGGATGCCGACAGCTCCGTCCAATTGTCAGAATTTAATCGGTGTACCTTGCGTATTCGTAAAGTATTGTGTTATTTGAAACCGCATCAAACATAATTCTATTATTTAATAGATATATCTTAATTAATAatacatattaattttataaaaaaatatttaaattttattctcacTTAATATATTTTCGGAaatagattattatttttaagtatcagtaaattttaatctaattgaTTGAAGTTTATGAAAATACTTTAAAATCAcgtaggaaaataaaaaattctaattaaagtgatttaaaaaaatataactatatatcATTGTATATATCAATGGATTTTAGTAGCGTAATGACGCAAAGTTACGGCAGGctagtaatatataaaataaaaataattatgcattATTAGAAAGTGTATACTAGATgacaaaaaaagtttataatagAGATTAGAATTTAGGctgtttctttaaaataaaataaaaaagagaaataatttaTGCTTGTTGTCTTAAGTGGAATTATATGAATCACGAAATAATGAAAGATATTGAGTGAGAGGGGATTTAGGTATGGCaggttagtttttctttttcaattcagcaaaaaaagattagttttttatttatttatttatccacgaatattagttattagtatttttaatatttattaagagaGGATTCTAATCCATGATTTCTATCTCTTTTCCACCCTTTTACTACTAAATCaatatgatttattatatatctAAAGGTGAATTGAGATTTGAATTGtgtaatatttattaagaaagacAAGTTGTTATGTTGTTATTGATAACATATAATAACCACTTAattatatcttgatttctacGCATAATAATTGGCAGcttattatatttaacataCATAGTATTTAATTCTACAAGACagtcaattttaataaatgttatatatgtttttttaaatgtgtgCGCATTTATATTaggatatattattaaataaaatttattaccaAATGTAATACTGCTATTTAAATATATGcatacatattaaaatataaagtaaattttattaatttttgttattttaatataattatggtATGATCGTAGAACATTGtctttcataaaagaaaaatgtacaGTGTGCGAGCATTTGAATTATGAGTTGATATTGctttttctatctttttccTTTGATAATGCCCAGTGGATTTGGACAACTATTGGTACCAATAGATCGACTCCATCCGCcgccataaatcacatattacTATAGCTTTGAATTACATGAATACTAGATAGTCttgaatttatattaaatgtatATGATCGTAGAACATTGTCTttagtaattaaaaagaaaaatgtacaatgtgTGAGCATTTGAAATTACGAGTTGATGTTTTTTTCTATCCTTTTCCTTTGATAATGCCTTGCACAATTGGTACCATATATGGAGTCCATCCCGCCATGAATCACATAGTACTATAGCGTTGAATACACATGAATTATGAATACTATGAGCTCATAGTCCTGACATTATATATTAAGAGTGTGGAAGCTTTCATTCATGTGtatttgatcatatatctttACTCTCACGTACAACGCCATGTACAACTATATTGCCATAGTTATAGTTTTGAAGATATATGAGAGTTTTACCcctatatacatatatagtttCGTAGCTAGCTGTAACatttgttgtaaattttttagtgGTTGATAGTTAAAGTTCAGCTTGGTTTTTGCTCTTccaatttaaaatactttagtTAATCTTGTGAAAGTTCTAGTTTCAAGTTTTTATCAACACTATTGCAGTGAAGCATATTGGTCATGAGTTTCCTTTATACTTTATCATTGCACTATATAGATTTATTCATCTTCATCTGTATATctccatattatatatatatatatatatatatatatatatatatatatatatatatatatatatatatatatatatatatatatatatattgtctctCTGAGAGAAAAGTTTTAACATAGTACTCTCACGgtctcacttttttcttttctttcttgaagTGTTCAAGTATTTTAAACCgtatacattttttgttttttttgttttctttcttaaacataATTGTAACTTGTAAGAACCGTGTTAATCAGTGTTTTAAACTTTCTGTGTAGTGATGATAATTGTCTCTTTACATTAGTAATCAATTAACTGTAACACTCAAAATGAAAGGAGCTATTTTCTTATTCAGAAAAGGATTTGTTTAGATTTAAGTTGTAATGTCGAAGTCAAAAGGATTGAAAGGAAGCTTCGATGTGGCCCACCCTCGGAAGAAAAGGAGGGAAAGAAGTTGCATGCTTCACGCCGTTGCGTTGTTTTTAAGACATTTTTAtctcatgatatttttttatccgaCATGTATCACGAACAAATTTCATATAGTATGGAGGGATTCTTTATTATTGTATAGTAGGGTGATGATGacatgatattaaatttttaggaaatattatttgaaagtcTTCTTAATCctaattttattagaataagTAAGTATATGTGTTGTTTAGTcttcaaagaaaaatagttatagaTGTCATCAAAGATAATAGAATATTAATTACTTTCacattttattatcataaatcTATATATGTTGGTAATGATTGTGTTGAGTAATATGAAGCTTAAAGATAATGagagaaatatattttgaaaattttacgaGAGTATCAATTGATCGAGTTATGTGTAATATTTGATCAATTTCTATaagcaattttattttagtgtgtAAATCAGGATTTGTCAAAGAAATCTTTATTCTTATTGGTGAAACAATGAcaacaataaaatcataatgAAGATATAAATCtatataataatgttttttaattcatgaaatctattaattgttttttctttcttttttatgtaatatCTCTATAAGTGCTATGATGttgctttttcttgtttactgttttttttttctgatttaatGGAGAGATCATTCTTTGGTACATTAGTAGTGCATGTTGTTTAAGTagttgataaagaaaaaaaagttatttagacacaacataaattataaaatataagctCATACAACATAACTTGTACATACTACATTAGAAgttaactaaataataataataataaataaataaaaatgtctgCAATCATCAATCGCCTCTGTGATCACCTCCGTCAACTACTAGACCCTATTGTGCCATCACACATTGATGTTTGGATGGCTCAACAGGTTCACCAATATCAACCTCTTCCATGGGGTGCGTCCAACAATATATGATAGTTGTTTCGAGccatctaaaaaaatattaagaattaaataataaataattaaaagcattgttgttaataaaacattagcatgactttttaattaagaaaaaagtataaattcaatttttttaaaaaataaatataacttaactaatttttttaacaattaacattaaaaataatttaaacataaaaaattaattgattcaaTAACCATTTATATTCAATAACCatttataaaaaagtataaattaacaataacattaagaataaattcatgaacaaaaaattaactaaaattttacaataattaaattaacataacaataagcattaatttttttttaaaaaagtaaccaCATAATCCATGTTAATAATAAACtaacaaaaacattaattttaataaataaaaaatgaaattttttaaaatgaacacGAAAGTAGTCATTGTGCATCTCTATTGAGAGCACAACAAGAATACATTTTCATTATGTGTGTTTTCTGAACACACAAAAGTGTTTATGTTATATGTTCAGAAAACACATACAACAAAATCACATTTTTGTAGTGATcttatatggaaaaaaaaattaaccttgtGAGGTAGAGTGGGATGTTGGTGTGACTGAGTTAGGAACATGCAGCAGAgatagagaaggaaaaaaaaaaggagaaggagaaagtgAGGAGGATAGGTAGGCAGAGGAGAGTGGTGTGGGACGGGGTGAGAAGAGGGGAGGGGATGGGGTGGGAAGAGGGAAGGGAAGAACAATTCTATTCTATCTTTTCCCTTAGCATTCAAAAAACAAGGCGTGTAAATAGCAAGAGAGGGGAGAATAACAGCCCCCACATGTTACTTTATTTCACCTAGACTCACATATAATAGTGGGTTCGGCCTAGGAAAAATCAGATGCGCATGAATCGAAATCAGTCAAATCCTATTGGACCAATTGCTAAGCGAATATCCTCAATTACTAATCAACCCCCCC of the Glycine max cultivar Williams 82 chromosome 13, Glycine_max_v4.0, whole genome shotgun sequence genome contains:
- the LOC100781923 gene encoding 11-oxo-beta-amyrin 30-oxidase, with the protein product MGFTPTSTATCFLIIAPLVVLWCWKLLKWVWLRPKRLERALRAQGLQGNPYSLLIGDTKEMYTVLMQAARSQQSTSSFLSKDKDAAPHITTFNHHIVNKFGKNSFFWEGTKPKVVITDPEQIKEVFNKIQDFEKPKLSPIVKLLGSGLANLEGEKWRTHRKIINPAFHLEKLKVMLPIFLECCDDMVSKWERLLSSNDKSEIDVWPFLQNLTCDIISRTAFGSSYEDGKRIFELLKEQTGLMMKLQNAYIPGWWLLPTTTNKRMKKIDTEIRALLKGVINKRENAMKAGEVLNNDLLGMLLESNRMEIQDHGKNNIIAMTSLEVIEECNAFYIAGQETTSVLLVWTMVLLSRYPHWQERAREEVLHVFGNQKPDYNGLSHLKIVTMILYEVLRLYPPLIYFARAIKNDVKLGNLSLPAGVQVSLPILLIHQDRDIWGDDATEFNPERFAEGVAKATKGQVVFFPFGWGPRVCLGQNFALLEAKLVLSLLLQRFSFELSPTYAHAPVTVLTLNPKFGAHIILHKL